In Zingiber officinale cultivar Zhangliang chromosome 1A, Zo_v1.1, whole genome shotgun sequence, the DNA window ATATCGAACTCGAAGTCCTTGGTAAGCTCTTCATTCTCGGAAAGGGCTATGAGCTGGCGGCGAGTGATGGCAGCGGCTTCAATGTCTGTAAGGCCGTCGGAGAAGGGGAAGTAGCAGAGGATTaggcagaggaggaggaggaggaggaggaggcagcGGCCAACGGCGGCCTCCATCTCCACCATCTCCATTTTGTGGAGAGTTGCACCGCCCAAATGGAGAGCCTTCTGGAAGTGCAATGTTGGAAAAGGGTTGAGGATGTTATAGGGTTAGAGAGTAAGCCAATTAATTGGACGAGGCTCGGGAACGTGTTTGCCTCGTTGATTTTGATGGTGGAGAGTGGAAATTGCTCCTCTTAATCTTGgccatttaaattaattaaaatttattaagacTCTGCTTGATTTAGTCCGATAATAATTGGAGAGTGACTATATTCATCGCCATTTCTAAAATAAGGCGAACCCCTTGTTAGTAACTTGCTCATTGGGATATCATATACTCTTGTGCACACCATCTTTAGCAAggttacttattttatttttattgtctaCAATATTGAATTTgagttctttttttttctaaaaaattaattataagtaTTTATCATCAGGGACGCTCCAATCCGATCTTTCTCGTTCCCCTTCCCATGAAAGTTTTGACTTTCGGCCACTCTAATTTTGGAGCTGGCTCTCAGCCGACCCTTCTCGGAGTCACGTTCAAGTAACAATTGATGGAACGGATTATCACATCGGGCGGGCGCGCCCGCTAGGTCCTAAATTGAAATCGGAGAATGAATGCACACAAGATGAGGAAAGAATTTGATCACTTGAATTCTAACACACACTAGGATCGTGTGACTATTGATTGAATCACGCGAAGCCCCCTTTTAGTTTACGCTAGTTTTACCCTAAACAAATTACTTGCAGGATTTTTGAACTCATTGATCAAATACCACAAGCTTAAACTCGGTCTATCATCAAGTCATACTGGAAAGTTGGTGATCTTAAGTTAAAAAGAACACTACAGTGTAGTAAGTCACATGAAACAAATAATTACTTCATACTGTCCTTGCCACCATCTAGAACTTCAATCCGATCCACTAAAAGAGACTGGTATCTGACCCCAAATAACATCATCTTGTAGATACAATCTCAATCTGCAGCAGCTGCCGCTGCCAAGGATTCTATCAGAAACTGGTAACCATCTGGAATAGGCAATTGCTTCTGCACACACTCACCGAGTGCCGGTATATCAGCATTGACATCTAAGTACCTTGCGAGTAGAAATAGTAGATGAAAGTCGGAGATGCGTTTCACAAATGGAAGATGCTTTGTGTGATCTAGGTGAGTCTTCAAAGCCTTTGGTGATGCAGCGATGATACGATTCTCTATTGGAAAGCTAGAAGATAATGGCCCCTGCACACACAGATTGAACATAAGAGGATATTGAATTGATTGATAGGCTGCATTGGAGACAACTGCCAGTATTAGATGATAGATGACTGTGGGATCTAACAAAGGCACCTAAAGATCTGTGTATCTTATTTCAGATTCATTCAAGGAACAAGAGGATAGTGAAAGTAGGAAGACACCTAAACATCATCCCTCTAGGATGATGATGCTTTTCATAATCTCATACAGAAAGGTAATCATCAATCACATGACTTTTTAACAGATATTTGGAACCTTGAGAACTTATGGAGCCTAAAATAATCACTtactaaatagaaaaaaaataaataaaaaactgcaTGAAGCCAGAGTTTTAAACAATATATTATCAATCTGGCTACTCAAGAGCGCAGAGTCTAATAAATAGCTTTAAAAGATACATATCCAAAGGAATATTGCAAAGTTAGTGACATAATCACTAAATAGAAAAGAACCAAAAACTGCATGAAGCGATAGAATTTTAATCATGATATTATCAATCTGGCTACTCTAGAGACAAGATGGCTAAATAaatagatttaaaatatacaCATCCCAAGGAATATTGAGCTGTCATATGAAATAGTCACTTCCTAAATAGAAAAGAACCAAAAAATGCACGAAGCGATAGAGTTTTAATCATAATACTATCAATCTGACAAATCAAGAGATAACACCACAGACCCCATGTAAGGTAAATACTAACCCTAGTTGTGAACATCACACCCTAATAGATGTAACTAAATAAACAACTTTAAGCCCATAATTAAAGTATACAgctttttaaaatgaaattagaaatatatgaataattaattaatgataaaCTGGCAGTTGAAATATTCTCTCGCACCAAGTAACGTTCTAGACTTAAATGATCCCCATGGCTGAAGATTCAACATgtcattttttttcaaacagtagtttttctctttttaattaaaaaaacttctgttttcttctttcATTAAGCAGGATGAAAGCCTTTTGATAGAATTCTGACTTTCCATGATAAATACTAGCATGATTAGTTCTATCCAAAAAAGAAACAATTTATTGAGGATTCACCTCCCTGCATATTGTATTTATTTAAAAGTTTCCCTTGAAAGTATTACAAAGATTTCCAAGATGGCACactgaaattttaagaaatattccaCATAGTATTCTATTAGCTACAGTGTATTTATTTCATAATCCTCCTCCATAAATTTTTTGGAGACCACCAATCTAATTATAAACTTCTGATAGTCTAAATGTTGAATAATTCATTTTTTGTTGAAATTAAGTACTTCATACATATTGATTACCTCTTACAAGTAAAGAATATGATGGTTAATCAAACAGTGGCATAAAAAGTGCAATCAAATTCCAAGCAGAAGAGAGTGACTTTGACTTTGCAAAATAGGACTCGTTCATGGAAATTAATTGAAATAGTTAAGTGAAAGGGAGAATCACTAAAAGATCAAGATCTACTAATTATGTTATAAGGATTGTAGCTGACTAAGATCCAAGTTTGCATTTTGAGCGCATCAATGATGGACATACACAATATACACTTGGAAGAGAGTGTTCATATATGGCTTAATCCAACATGGGGATCACAAGTTAATCAAAGATTTCTCCTCCCTGATACTAAAATTATTTAACAGCTATAACATATTTAAGAGAAAAGTAACCAGATAGACACACAAATCTGCATCTAGATGACAAATGCACTTCTGGCAAATGGTATTGGTATTCTCCAGCAGTGTTTGATAGTAAAATTAGAAATCCGGAAGCAGAGTAGGATCCAACAAATTTACCCTTGAGTTCACCAAAGATGCAAATAGACAGAATGAGAATGGAAAAGGATAGAATTTTTGTATTATTAACTGACCTGGTGATCTGAGATCTTGACGGGTACCAAGAAGAAATCGTTGTCGACCTCCTTCATGTCCTTGCCCCCGACCACGACATCCTTCTTCATCCTTGAAACTCTAGGGTCGTCGTCTTCACCAAATTCTGTCACAAACCATTCCTCTTTAAAGAGGCGGACGCACATATCGCTCATCTGGAAGGCTTCAAAGTGCACATCGGAGGCGCCATCCTCTGCTACCTCAAGCTTTACCACGGCAGTGACCCACTCAGAGATTCCACCTTCAGCTTGCATCTCTACAGCCTGAAGGACCTCGCGACCGGACATGGTGTATTCGGCGGTTCCGGCCTTGCGTCCAACAGCCTGGGTGAAGATGAATCCCACGCGCCGCATTCCAAGGCTAGCAGCAATGACCTCGACCAAGGTCTCCTCATCGGGGTTGCGGAAGAGGGCGGCCACGTCCTCAGAGCCCTGTTGGGGTGGCTCGTAGATGAAATCCACCGCGACGGAGTGGTCCTCCTCGTCGACGCGGCCGTAGAGGAATCCCGCGCGCTTGACGGAGAAGGCGAGGGTGTCGGCGGCGTAGAGCTGGAAGGCGTTAGCGGCATCGCGATCGAAGGAGGCGGTGGAGCAGTGGGGAGACTCCTGGCGAGCCACCCGGACCTGACGCGCGATGAGATCGTCGATGGTCATCTTTTTTCGGCCGAAAGAACCGGCGGGGGTGAAGAGAGGGGGCGTTGGGGTGGCGGCGGCGGCTCGGCGGAGGTCGGATGGGTAGGAGAGGTAGAGGATGGAACCGTGGGAGACGGGGAGGGTGGAAAGGGGCGCGGAGGGGTCGATCGCTGGGGCGGCCGAAGACTTGGACTGGAGGAGGAGGCTGGGGTCAAGGGAGAGGGTTTGGGCATCGGTCGGGACGCCCAGATGCGATTCGATGAGGGAACGGATGGTTGCGACTGTGGCGGAGGAGGGATCCGGCACCGTGATGCGCTCCAAGCCGTCGCGGCTACGGATCCGGAGGATCATCATCGAGGTATCCGTTGCttccgacgacgacgacgagcgagagagagagagagagagaggaggagatGAGAAAGGAAAAGGGAAGCGGAGGAAATCTATCCGTGAGACGAACTTGTTTGCTCTGCAAGTAAATATAAAGAGGGAGTAAAACAGAAGTTAGAGAAAAGTT includes these proteins:
- the LOC122039018 gene encoding NPL4-like protein, which encodes MMILRIRSRDGLERITVPDPSSATVATIRSLIESHLGVPTDAQTLSLDPSLLLQSKSSAAPAIDPSAPLSTLPVSHGSILYLSYPSDLRRAAAATPTPPLFTPAGSFGRKKMTIDDLIARQVRVARQESPHCSTASFDRDAANAFQLYAADTLAFSVKRAGFLYGRVDEEDHSVAVDFIYEPPQQGSEDVAALFRNPDEETLVEVIAASLGMRRVGFIFTQAVGRKAGTAEYTMSGREVLQAVEMQAEGGISEWVTAVVKLEVAEDGASDVHFEAFQMSDMCVRLFKEEWFVTEFGEDDDPRVSRMKKDVVVGGKDMKEVDNDFFLVPVKISDHQGPLSSSFPIENRIIAASPKALKTHLDHTKHLPFVKRISDFHLLFLLARYLDVNADIPALGECVQKQLPIPDGYQFLIESLAAAAAAD